The following are from one region of the Prosthecobacter sp. genome:
- a CDS encoding PVC-type heme-binding CxxCH protein, which produces MKHLVLGLFSLSFALGSALFAQADGIKTKTTYAKAYGETKNAVTVDAAKDLPRYPAVEPKDAISTWQVKKGFKLQLAAHEPQVRDPIAICFDEHGRMFVCEMHDYSEMREVTPHMGRISMLQDKDGDGYYETSQIFADDMPWPTGLVWANGGLYVGATPDIWRFEDKDGDGKAEKREKVFTGFGTGLKMLNVQGLMNSFMWGQDNRIHILAGGGNRGVITCLKRPDLKGIELGGKDFWFNPLTHEFGLEGGGAQYGMSFDNYGRKFGCSNSDHLQYWVYDDQYANRNPYYQMPRAKESIAVDGGAAEVFRISPDEPWRIIRTRWRIAGVVKGAVEGGGRVSGYFTGATGTTIYRGDAYGPEFVNNSFSGDAGGQLVHRKIIKPSADGISLIGERPADEHGFEFAASKDTWVRVVNFANAPDGCLHICDMYREVIEHPWSIPDEIKKHIDLNNGNDRGRIYRIVPEGWQRAKGEERRGNIAKASTEELVKLLSHPNGWHRDTAQRLLFERQDKAAVPMLEKVVAGDNALAKLHAMGTLDGLSALKPEVVITAAKDQDAQVRERAIHHIAKLANGEASPEWVAALGILIGDSSARVRFQSAMAASTLKTDSNDAWMAKLASAGSGDKWISAAVLSNANASVFNLLSSDLGKLDAGFVESLILIVAGSEKNPQVHTALIHAVAGDHPKANWVQALGTGLRRAGTTIEKADTEGRLAAILAKASETTADAKAKESARLEAIELLGLSSSKEATDALTQCLVKGQPETVQAAAVKILAQKASAEVTTAIITSWAGFDAKAKESALTALVGRDDRTVALLEAVQSGAIAAADLSASQVQSLVKHKDTKIATLAKAALKAVIPPSREEVTAKFKPTIAAKGDAQKGQVQYMTRCVACHKAGTLGLAVGPDLITVKTKGREALLTAILEPHKEVASQFIAYTVNTKDGQTLAGIITNDTASSMTLKMMGGIEKTLQRAEIKGSTSIGQSLMPEGLETGMNVEDMADLISYIESL; this is translated from the coding sequence ATGAAACACCTCGTTCTCGGTCTTTTCTCGCTGTCTTTCGCCCTTGGTTCTGCCCTTTTTGCGCAAGCCGATGGCATCAAGACAAAGACCACCTACGCCAAGGCCTATGGCGAGACGAAAAACGCCGTGACGGTGGATGCAGCGAAGGATCTTCCCCGCTATCCCGCCGTGGAGCCGAAGGACGCGATCTCGACCTGGCAGGTGAAGAAAGGCTTCAAGCTGCAACTTGCCGCGCATGAGCCGCAGGTGCGTGACCCCATCGCGATCTGCTTCGACGAGCACGGGCGCATGTTTGTGTGCGAGATGCATGACTACAGCGAGATGCGCGAGGTGACGCCGCACATGGGCCGGATTTCCATGCTCCAAGACAAGGACGGCGATGGCTACTACGAGACGAGCCAGATCTTTGCCGATGACATGCCGTGGCCCACGGGCCTGGTCTGGGCCAATGGCGGCTTGTATGTCGGCGCGACACCGGACATCTGGCGTTTTGAGGACAAGGACGGCGATGGCAAGGCGGAGAAGCGGGAGAAAGTCTTCACCGGCTTCGGCACCGGCTTGAAAATGCTCAATGTGCAGGGTCTGATGAACAGCTTCATGTGGGGGCAGGACAATCGCATCCACATCCTCGCCGGTGGTGGCAATCGTGGCGTGATCACCTGCCTGAAGCGGCCGGATTTGAAAGGCATCGAACTCGGCGGGAAGGACTTCTGGTTCAATCCGCTCACGCATGAGTTCGGCCTCGAAGGCGGCGGCGCTCAATACGGCATGAGCTTTGACAACTACGGTCGCAAGTTCGGCTGCTCGAACTCCGACCACCTCCAATACTGGGTTTACGACGACCAATACGCGAACCGCAATCCCTACTACCAGATGCCGCGTGCGAAGGAGAGCATCGCCGTCGATGGCGGCGCGGCGGAGGTCTTCCGCATCAGTCCGGATGAGCCCTGGCGCATCATCCGCACGCGCTGGCGCATCGCCGGTGTGGTGAAGGGTGCGGTGGAAGGCGGTGGACGCGTGAGCGGCTATTTCACCGGCGCGACAGGCACCACGATCTATCGCGGAGACGCCTACGGCCCCGAGTTCGTGAACAACAGCTTTAGCGGCGACGCTGGCGGCCAGCTCGTGCATCGCAAGATCATCAAACCGAGCGCGGACGGCATCAGTCTGATCGGTGAACGCCCCGCCGACGAGCACGGCTTCGAATTCGCCGCCTCCAAGGACACATGGGTGCGCGTGGTGAACTTCGCCAACGCCCCCGACGGCTGCCTGCACATTTGCGACATGTATCGCGAAGTGATTGAGCATCCCTGGAGCATCCCGGACGAGATCAAGAAGCACATCGACCTGAATAACGGCAATGATCGGGGCAGGATTTACCGCATCGTGCCGGAAGGATGGCAAAGAGCCAAGGGCGAAGAGCGAAGGGGCAATATCGCCAAAGCGAGCACGGAAGAACTCGTGAAACTCCTCAGCCACCCCAACGGCTGGCATCGCGACACCGCGCAGCGTTTGCTTTTCGAGCGTCAGGACAAAGCCGCCGTGCCGATGTTGGAAAAGGTGGTCGCGGGAGACAACGCCTTGGCAAAACTGCACGCCATGGGAACGCTGGACGGATTGAGTGCTTTGAAACCAGAGGTCGTGATCACGGCAGCCAAAGATCAGGACGCACAAGTGCGTGAGCGTGCCATCCACCACATCGCCAAGCTGGCCAATGGCGAAGCCTCACCGGAATGGGTGGCAGCGCTGGGGATCTTGATCGGAGATTCATCCGCCCGTGTCCGATTCCAGTCAGCGATGGCTGCTTCGACTCTGAAAACCGATTCGAATGATGCGTGGATGGCCAAACTCGCCAGTGCTGGATCGGGCGACAAGTGGATCAGCGCCGCCGTGCTGAGCAATGCGAACGCCAGCGTGTTCAACCTGCTGAGCAGCGATCTGGGCAAGCTCGATGCGGGCTTTGTCGAATCCCTGATTTTGATCGTGGCAGGCTCGGAAAAGAACCCACAAGTGCATACGGCTCTGATCCATGCCGTGGCCGGTGACCATCCCAAAGCGAACTGGGTGCAGGCTCTTGGCACAGGATTGCGCCGTGCAGGAACAACGATTGAGAAGGCAGATACAGAAGGCAGGCTGGCTGCCATCCTTGCCAAAGCGTCTGAGACGACTGCGGACGCGAAGGCGAAAGAATCAGCACGGCTGGAGGCCATCGAGTTGCTCGGCCTCTCGTCGTCCAAGGAAGCGACTGATGCTTTGACTCAGTGCCTCGTCAAAGGACAGCCGGAGACTGTGCAGGCGGCGGCGGTAAAAATCTTGGCGCAGAAGGCATCGGCAGAAGTGACGACGGCTATAATCACAAGCTGGGCAGGTTTTGACGCGAAGGCCAAGGAATCAGCACTGACCGCGCTCGTCGGGCGCGATGACCGCACGGTGGCGCTGTTGGAGGCGGTGCAGTCGGGGGCGATTGCGGCAGCGGATCTTTCGGCCTCTCAGGTGCAGTCGTTGGTGAAGCACAAAGACACGAAAATCGCCACACTGGCGAAAGCAGCGCTCAAAGCCGTCATTCCACCTTCTCGCGAGGAAGTGACCGCGAAGTTCAAGCCGACCATCGCGGCCAAGGGCGACGCGCAAAAGGGACAGGTTCAATACATGACGCGTTGTGTGGCGTGCCATAAGGCAGGCACACTCGGACTGGCGGTGGGGCCAGATTTGATTACGGTGAAGACGAAGGGCCGCGAGGCGCTGCTGACGGCGATTTTGGAGCCGCACAAGGAGGTCGCGTCGCAGTTCATCGCCTACACGGTGAACACCAAGGACGGTCAAACGCTGGCAGGCATCATCACGAATGACACAGCCTCCAGCATGACGCTCAAGATGATGGGCGGCATCGAAAAGACGCTGCAACGCGCCGAAATCAAAGGCAGCACCTCCATCGGGCAAAGCCTGATGCCCGAGGGACTGGAAACGGGCATGAATGTCGAGGACATGGCCGATCTGATCAGCTACATCGAGAGCCTCTGA
- the panD gene encoding aspartate 1-decarboxylase, translating into MLRTLLKSKLHRAAVTDANINYEGSITIPTDLMEKADLWDGEKVLVTSITNGARLETYVIPGPRGSGQIVINGAAAHLINTGHRVTIMAWGESENPIIPKRLLLNERNEVVNETVL; encoded by the coding sequence GTGCTCCGAACGCTCCTCAAATCCAAGCTCCACCGCGCCGCCGTCACCGATGCCAACATCAACTACGAAGGCAGCATCACGATTCCGACTGATCTCATGGAAAAAGCCGACCTGTGGGACGGCGAAAAAGTGCTGGTGACCTCGATCACCAACGGCGCGCGTCTCGAAACCTACGTCATCCCCGGCCCGCGTGGCTCCGGGCAGATCGTCATCAACGGTGCCGCCGCACATCTCATCAATACCGGCCACCGCGTCACCATCATGGCCTGGGGCGAGAGCGAGAACCCGATCATCCCCAAGCGCCTGCTGCTCAACGAACGCAACGAGGTGGTGAACGAGACGGTGCTGTGA
- the rsmA gene encoding 16S rRNA (adenine(1518)-N(6)/adenine(1519)-N(6))-dimethyltransferase RsmA, producing the protein MRYRDQRRSESPPTRQHFTPRKSMGQNFLQDEEVARWIADQVQPDGADFVVEIGPGMGALTKHLVGRPKHLVLIEKDSQLAPELHGQFEGRSDVEVIHNDATRINLRSWFKHGPLRIVGNLPYSVGSEILKHWLTPPSPVGCAVFMLQKEVCDRLAATCEDDAYGALSLLVQKDWNVELLRIVPPEVFVPKPRVDSAVIRLTPRDPATLPVFDHVLFDRLVRMGFSQRRKQLKNLLPEAPGGWEALIESLNASPTVRAEALSLTQWIHIARWYEQRHEADAGQKASEMFDVVNERNEVTGQLTRGEVHARKLLHRAVHIFVINKRGHLYLQQRSHLKDVSPLKWDSSAAGHLDAGESYASAAVRELGEEIGIHVDATEVAATIPAGDNTDHEFVELHLARHDGPIRCLPEEIATGDWFKPEDITAWVEARPQDFAKGFVTCWKAWLRK; encoded by the coding sequence ATGAGATACCGCGATCAACGCCGCTCCGAATCCCCGCCCACCAGGCAGCACTTCACCCCACGCAAGAGCATGGGGCAGAACTTCCTCCAGGACGAGGAAGTGGCCCGCTGGATCGCCGATCAGGTGCAACCGGATGGCGCGGATTTCGTCGTGGAGATCGGCCCCGGCATGGGGGCATTGACCAAACATCTCGTCGGCAGGCCAAAGCATCTCGTGCTCATTGAAAAGGACTCTCAGCTCGCACCGGAGCTGCACGGCCAGTTCGAGGGGCGCAGCGATGTCGAAGTGATCCACAACGACGCCACACGCATCAACCTGCGTTCGTGGTTCAAGCACGGTCCGCTGCGCATCGTGGGCAATCTGCCGTATTCGGTCGGCAGCGAGATCTTGAAGCACTGGCTCACGCCGCCGTCACCGGTTGGTTGCGCGGTCTTCATGCTGCAAAAGGAAGTGTGTGACCGTCTCGCCGCCACCTGTGAGGACGATGCCTATGGGGCGCTCAGCTTGTTGGTGCAGAAGGACTGGAACGTCGAACTGCTGCGCATCGTGCCGCCGGAGGTGTTTGTGCCGAAGCCGAGGGTCGATTCCGCCGTCATCCGCCTCACGCCGCGTGATCCGGCCACGCTGCCGGTGTTTGATCATGTGCTGTTCGACCGCCTGGTGCGCATGGGCTTCTCCCAGCGGCGCAAGCAATTGAAAAATCTGCTTCCCGAGGCTCCGGGCGGCTGGGAGGCGCTGATTGAATCGCTCAACGCCTCGCCCACCGTGCGCGCGGAGGCGTTGTCGCTCACGCAATGGATTCACATCGCCCGCTGGTATGAGCAACGGCATGAAGCCGACGCCGGGCAGAAGGCCAGCGAGATGTTCGATGTGGTCAACGAGCGCAACGAAGTCACCGGACAGCTCACGCGTGGCGAGGTGCATGCTCGCAAACTGCTGCATCGAGCCGTTCACATCTTCGTCATCAACAAACGCGGGCATCTCTACCTCCAGCAGCGTTCGCATCTCAAGGATGTGTCGCCGTTGAAGTGGGACAGCAGCGCTGCCGGCCATCTCGATGCCGGGGAAAGCTACGCCAGTGCGGCTGTGCGAGAACTGGGCGAGGAAATCGGCATCCACGTCGATGCCACCGAAGTCGCCGCCACGATTCCAGCCGGGGATAACACGGATCATGAATTCGTCGAACTGCATCTGGCGAGACACGACGGCCCCATTCGCTGCCTGCCCGAGGAAATCGCCACCGGCGACTGGTTCAAGCCCGAGGACATCACCGCCTGGGTCGAAGCGAGGCCGCAAGATTTCGCCAAGGGCTTTGTGACCTGCTGGAAGGCCTGGCTGCGAAAGTAG
- a CDS encoding HAD family phosphatase, which translates to MPLQIPDYPFQAYIFDCDGTLVDSMPLHYIAWVEALKRHDAPFEFTEEVFYAHAGIKEQDVVKILNAKHGTNIDPVSVDELKMEIFRERIPEVRTVRPVAEFANSLHGRFPMAVASGSEEPTVRGCLEATGLIHLFETIITPKLVKQGKPAPDMFLLAAERMGIAPRECLVLEDGNSGLEAAKAAGMQAVFIPRTLR; encoded by the coding sequence ATGCCCCTCCAAATCCCCGATTACCCCTTCCAAGCCTACATCTTCGACTGCGATGGCACGCTCGTCGATTCGATGCCCCTGCACTACATCGCGTGGGTGGAGGCGCTGAAGCGGCATGACGCGCCGTTTGAGTTTACCGAGGAGGTGTTTTACGCGCATGCGGGCATCAAGGAGCAGGATGTGGTGAAGATCCTGAACGCCAAGCATGGCACAAACATCGACCCCGTTAGCGTGGATGAACTGAAGATGGAAATCTTCCGCGAACGCATCCCAGAGGTGCGGACGGTGCGGCCCGTGGCGGAGTTTGCGAATTCACTGCATGGCCGTTTTCCGATGGCGGTAGCCTCCGGCAGCGAGGAACCGACCGTGCGCGGCTGCTTGGAAGCCACGGGACTGATTCACCTCTTTGAGACCATCATCACGCCGAAACTGGTGAAGCAAGGCAAACCTGCGCCGGACATGTTCCTGCTGGCTGCGGAGCGCATGGGCATCGCGCCGCGTGAATGCCTCGTGCTTGAGGATGGAAACAGCGGTCTCGAAGCAGCCAAGGCCGCAGGCATGCAGGCGGTTTTCATTCCGCGCACGCTGCGGTGA
- the leuA gene encoding 2-isopropylmalate synthase, whose protein sequence is MLKNPSIKYQRFDPVSLPNRRWPSQTLSKAPIWCSVDLRDGNQALAVPMNVSQKLDMFDALVKCGFKEIEVGFPSASNTEFAFNRRLIEEKRIPDDVTIQCLVQAREDLIEKTVESLIGAKKVVIHMYNSTSPAQRKYVFGKSKEEIIAVAVKGAQMIKDRLHRLTAGGTQVTLQYSPESFSATEVEFAKEISEAVMDVWQPTPQHKMILNLPDTVEVCMPNVYADQIEWICTNIKNRDSLIVSLHTHNDRGTGTAATELGLLAGADRVEGTLFGNGERTGNLDIVQVAMNLYMHGIAPELDFSDMSSLIRMYERTTGMTVPPRQPYAGELVFTAFSGSHQDAIKKGLAGYEQHNSIWDVPYLTIDPNDIGREYREVIRVNSQSGKGGVAYLLESEFGIELPKDMQREFGPIANDIVDKLGREVSGAELKDMFWKEYIQRETPFALHHFHADGVDGVFTCRCSLVKNGKEIGITGTGNGPIAAFADALIKDAGAPKFEVTTYREQSLSSGTEAAALAFIQIKTGAGKTVWGAGVDTNIELASIKAVLSAVNRASN, encoded by the coding sequence ATGTTAAAAAATCCGTCCATCAAATACCAGCGCTTCGATCCTGTCTCCTTGCCGAACCGCCGCTGGCCGTCCCAAACCCTCTCCAAGGCTCCCATCTGGTGCAGCGTCGATCTGCGCGATGGCAACCAGGCTCTCGCCGTGCCGATGAATGTCTCCCAGAAGCTCGACATGTTCGACGCGCTGGTGAAATGCGGCTTCAAGGAGATCGAAGTCGGCTTTCCCTCCGCCTCAAACACCGAGTTCGCCTTCAACCGCCGCCTTATCGAGGAAAAACGCATCCCCGATGACGTGACGATCCAGTGTCTGGTCCAGGCGCGTGAGGATTTGATCGAAAAAACCGTCGAGTCACTCATCGGAGCCAAAAAGGTCGTCATCCACATGTACAACTCCACTTCGCCAGCGCAGCGGAAGTATGTGTTCGGCAAGTCGAAGGAGGAGATCATCGCCGTGGCCGTCAAAGGCGCGCAGATGATCAAGGACCGCCTGCACCGCCTCACCGCCGGAGGCACGCAGGTCACGCTGCAATACTCACCGGAGAGCTTCAGCGCCACCGAGGTCGAGTTCGCCAAGGAAATCAGCGAGGCCGTCATGGACGTGTGGCAGCCCACGCCGCAGCACAAGATGATCCTCAACTTGCCCGACACCGTCGAGGTCTGCATGCCGAACGTCTATGCCGACCAGATCGAGTGGATCTGCACGAACATTAAAAACCGCGACAGCCTCATCGTGAGCCTGCACACGCACAATGACCGCGGCACCGGCACCGCCGCCACGGAGTTGGGCTTGCTGGCCGGAGCCGACCGCGTGGAAGGCACGCTCTTTGGCAATGGCGAGCGCACCGGCAATCTCGACATCGTGCAGGTCGCCATGAACCTGTACATGCACGGCATCGCGCCTGAACTGGACTTCAGCGACATGAGCAGCCTCATCCGCATGTATGAGCGCACCACCGGCATGACCGTGCCGCCGCGCCAGCCCTATGCGGGCGAACTCGTCTTCACCGCCTTCAGCGGCAGTCATCAGGACGCCATCAAGAAGGGCCTCGCCGGTTATGAGCAGCACAACTCCATCTGGGACGTGCCTTACCTCACCATCGACCCGAACGACATTGGCCGCGAATACCGCGAGGTCATCCGTGTGAACTCCCAGAGCGGCAAAGGCGGCGTCGCGTATCTTCTCGAAAGCGAATTCGGCATCGAGCTGCCGAAGGACATGCAGCGCGAGTTCGGCCCCATCGCCAACGACATCGTCGATAAACTCGGCCGTGAGGTCAGCGGCGCCGAGTTGAAGGACATGTTCTGGAAAGAATACATCCAGCGCGAGACCCCCTTCGCCCTGCACCACTTCCACGCTGACGGCGTCGATGGCGTGTTCACCTGCCGCTGCAGTCTGGTCAAGAATGGCAAGGAAATCGGAATCACCGGCACTGGCAATGGCCCCATCGCCGCCTTCGCGGATGCGCTCATCAAAGACGCGGGAGCACCCAAGTTCGAAGTCACCACCTACCGCGAGCAAAGCCTCAGCAGCGGCACCGAAGCCGCCGCCCTCGCCTTCATCCAGATCAAAACTGGTGCTGGCAAAACGGTTTGGGGTGCAGGTGTCGATACCAACATCGAACTCGCGTCCATCAAAGCCGTGCTCAGTGCGGTGAACCGGGCTTCCAACTAA